Proteins from a genomic interval of Planctomycetota bacterium:
- a CDS encoding Gfo/Idh/MocA family oxidoreductase → MNLSESQKAIGKDNFNDAIAVTRRDFLGGAVAAGIASGAGLGSIYFGYGATVGNPLRIGVLGTGDEGSVLLGAHTPDFMQVVAIADIRPYNVFRAFHGDVSSPSALAARPGLMAKYKWSSEDEARKHVKVYGAYEELLADPDVEAVVIALPLHLHAPAAIKAMRAGKHVLTEKLMGHSVHECKEMGRVARETGKLLATGHQRHYSILYDNAVHTIGKAKLLGDLHSIRAQWHRGNLPGNDSWKPPMPGDEASLKKLAAWKKELESAKPSDIDSLQKRIAQAEAQILDRDLDATKYGYSEAKLGDGSTRTPLEELIRWRLWNRTGGGLMAELGSHQLDAAGIFVSAMHGEGKKVKPLSVTAVGNRSIFPADREIDDHVYCMFEYPAPGYFDADGKVADANKKIVVTYSSINGNGFGEYGEVVMGTKGTLVLEREQEVMLYKGSAKDTRVTVAKAKDGTPTLDTTESGGSYAAGAKGGGGGDSGPPSRGYTEELEHWAWCVRNPDPANQPRCKPEVAIADAVIALTSNIALANPSTRARIEFQPEWFDIASDETPEGVVPDTNRDLYKA, encoded by the coding sequence ATGAACCTGTCGGAAAGCCAGAAAGCGATCGGCAAGGACAACTTCAACGACGCCATCGCCGTCACGCGGCGCGACTTCCTCGGCGGTGCCGTGGCCGCGGGGATCGCCAGCGGCGCCGGGCTCGGCTCGATCTATTTCGGCTACGGCGCCACCGTCGGCAACCCGCTGCGGATCGGTGTCCTCGGCACCGGCGACGAGGGGAGCGTGCTTCTCGGGGCCCACACCCCCGACTTCATGCAGGTCGTGGCGATCGCCGACATCCGTCCCTACAACGTCTTCCGCGCCTTCCACGGCGACGTCTCGAGCCCCAGCGCCCTGGCGGCGCGGCCGGGCCTGATGGCGAAATACAAGTGGTCGAGCGAGGACGAGGCGCGCAAGCACGTCAAGGTCTACGGCGCCTACGAAGAGCTCCTCGCCGATCCCGACGTCGAGGCTGTCGTCATCGCCCTGCCGCTGCACCTCCACGCCCCGGCCGCGATCAAGGCGATGCGCGCCGGCAAGCACGTGCTCACCGAGAAGCTGATGGGGCACTCGGTCCACGAGTGCAAGGAGATGGGGCGCGTGGCCCGCGAGACGGGCAAGCTCCTCGCCACCGGCCACCAGCGCCACTACAGCATCCTCTACGACAACGCCGTCCACACGATCGGCAAGGCGAAGCTGCTCGGCGACCTCCACTCGATCCGCGCCCAGTGGCACCGCGGCAACCTCCCCGGCAACGATTCCTGGAAGCCGCCGATGCCGGGCGACGAGGCGTCGCTCAAGAAGCTCGCCGCGTGGAAGAAGGAGCTCGAGTCGGCCAAGCCATCCGACATCGACAGCCTGCAGAAGAGGATCGCCCAGGCCGAGGCCCAGATCCTCGACCGCGACCTCGACGCGACGAAGTACGGCTACTCCGAGGCCAAGCTCGGCGACGGGTCGACGCGGACGCCGCTGGAAGAGCTGATCCGCTGGCGGCTGTGGAACCGCACCGGCGGCGGCCTGATGGCCGAGCTCGGCAGCCACCAGCTCGACGCCGCCGGGATCTTCGTGTCGGCGATGCACGGCGAGGGGAAGAAGGTCAAGCCGCTGTCGGTCACGGCCGTCGGCAACCGTAGCATCTTCCCGGCCGACCGCGAGATCGACGACCACGTCTACTGCATGTTCGAGTACCCGGCCCCGGGCTACTTCGACGCCGACGGCAAGGTCGCCGATGCCAACAAGAAGATCGTCGTCACCTACTCGTCGATCAACGGCAACGGCTTCGGCGAGTATGGCGAGGTGGTGATGGGCACCAAGGGCACGCTGGTGCTGGAGCGCGAGCAGGAAGTGATGCTCTACAAGGGCTCGGCGAAAGACACCCGTGTCACCGTCGCCAAGGCCAAGGACGGCACGCCGACGCTCGACACCACCGAGAGCGGCGGGAGCTACGCGGCGGGTGCCAAGGGGGGTGGCGGTGGCGACTCCGGTCCGCCGTCGCGCGGCTACACCGAGGAGCTCGAGCACTGGGCGTGGTGCGTCCGCAATCCCGACCCGGCCAACCAGCCGCGCTGCAAGCCGGAGGTGGCGATCGCCGACGCGGTGATCGCGCTGACGAGCAACATCGCGCTGGCCAACCCGAGCACGCGGGCGCGGATCGAGTTTCAGCCGGAGTGGTTCGACATCGCCAGCGACGAGACCCCCGAAGGCGTCGTGCCCGACACCAACCGCGACCTCTACAAGGCCTGA